TTCACGAAATAAATTCTCTCTATTCATTTCTTAAAATCTCTTTTATCTTATTCACAACATCAAGGGTATCATAAGGCTTTGTAAAAAATGCCCTTACCCCTAACCTTTCTCCCTCCAAAATCTCACTGCTCCTCTCATAGACACTAATAAAGATAAATGGAATAGATTTTGGTATATGCTTGGCAATCTTAAACCCTCCCTGATCATCTATTTCTTGATTATCT
This region of bacterium genomic DNA includes:
- a CDS encoding response regulator, which encodes MSTRQTILLVEDISKLLEYRLEDEGYNVLCAYDVESGLSIIDEKRDLISLVCLDIILPKSKDNQEIDDQGGFKIAKHIPKSIPFIFISVYERSSEILEGERLGVRAFFTKPYDTLDVVNKIKEILRNE